The following are encoded together in the Lathyrus oleraceus cultivar Zhongwan6 chromosome 3, CAAS_Psat_ZW6_1.0, whole genome shotgun sequence genome:
- the LOC127128613 gene encoding UDP-glucose 6-dehydrogenase 1 — protein sequence MVKICCIGAGYVGGPTMAVIALKCPSIEVAVVDISVSRITAWNSDQLPIYEPGLDDVVKQCRGRNLFFSTDVEKHVFEADIVFVSVNTPTKTQGLGAGKAADLTYWESAARMIADVSKSDKIVVEKSTVPVKTAEAIEKILTHNSKGIKFQILSNPEFLAEGTAIKDLFNPDRVLIGGRETPEGFTAVQTLKSVYAHWVPEERILTTNLWSAELSKLAANAFLAQRISSVNAMSALCEATGANIQQVAYSVGTDSRIGPKFLNASVGFGGSCFQKDILNLVYICECNGLPEVAEYWKQVIKINDYQKSRFVNRVVASMFNTVSNKKIAILGFAFKKDTGDTRETPAIDVCQGLLGDKANLSIFDPQVTEDQIQRDLSMNKFDWDHPIHLQPTSPTTVKKVSVVWDAYEATKDAHGICILTEWDEFKTLDYQKIYDNMQKPAFVFDGRNIVDADKLREIGFIVYSIGKQLDAWLKDMPAVA from the coding sequence ATGGTGAAGATTTGCTGCATTGGTGCTGGATATGTTGGTGGTCCAACTATGGCAGTCATTGCACTTAAATGTCCATCCATTGAAGTGGCTGTTGTCGACATATCTGTATCCCGCATCACAGCTTGGAACAGCGACCAGCTTCCAATCTATGAACCCGGTCTTGACGATGTTGTAAAGCAATGTCGTGGCAGGAATCTCTTCTTCAGCACTGATGTTGAAAAGCATGTCTTTGAGGCTGACATAGTGTTTGTCTCTGTTAACACCCCGACTAAAACTCAGGGTCTCGGTGCCGGCAAAGCAGCAGATTTGACATATTGGGAGAGCGCGGCTCGCATGATTGCTGATGTCTCAAAGTCTGACAAAATTGTTGTGGAGAAATCAACTGTTCCTGTCAAAACTGCTGAGGCTATAGAGAAAATCTTGACTCACAATAGCAAGGGAATCAAATTCCAGATCCTATCAAACCCGGAATTCCTTGCTGAGGGAACCGCAATCAAAGATCTTTTTAATCCCGACCGTGTTCTTATTGGAGGCAGGGAAACCCCTGAAGGCTTTACAGCTGTTCAAACATTGAAGAGTGTGTACGCCCATTGGGTTCCCGAGGAGAGAATACTAACCACAAATCTCTGGTCTGCCGAGCTATCTAAGCTCGCAGCTAATGCATTTTTGGCTCAGAGGATTTCATCCGTTAATGCAATGTCAGCACTCTGCGAAGCCACCGGTGCAAACATTCAACAGGTGGCCTATTCTGTCGGCACTGACTCAAGGATTGGACCCAAGTTCCTTAACGCTAGTGTCGGTTTCGGTGGATCCTGCTTCCAGAAGGATATCTTGAACCTTGTTTACATCTGCGAGTGCAACGGCCTTCCAGAGGTTGCAGAGTACTGGAAACAAGTTATCAAGATTAACGATTATCAGAAGAGTCGTTTTGTGAACCGCGTAGTCGCGTCTATGTTCAACACTGTTTCAAACAAAAAGATTGCTATTCTCGGATTCGCATTCAAGAAAGATACCGGTGACACAAGGGAAACTCCCGCCATCGATGTCTGCCAAGGACTACTCGGCGATAAAGCCAACCTCAGCATATTCGACCCACAAGTCACCGAAGACCAAATCCAGAGGGATCTATCAATGAACAAATTTGATTGGGACCATCCAATCCACTTGCAGCCAACAAGTCCAACAACTGTGAAGAAAGTGAGCGTGGTCTGGGACGCGTACGAAGCGACAAAAGACGCACATGGTATCTGCATTCTAACTGAATGGGATGAGTTCAAGACACTTGATTATCAGAAGATATATGATAACATGCAAAAACCAGCATTTGTTTTTGATGGAAGGAACATTGTGGATGCTGACAAGTTACGTGAGATTGGTTTCATTGTTTACTCAATTGGGAAACAATTGGATGCATGGCTCAAGGATATGCCAGCTGTGGCATAA